Proteins encoded in a region of the Cytobacillus pseudoceanisediminis genome:
- a CDS encoding M14 family zinc carboxypeptidase: MKKISKAVIPAALALSMVASTTAFADPQSNPNGPYIENEQNISLSSYMSNEELFKKLQNLESQSKGKMKLEIAGYSNQSPDGYQTEEDKGEPLYVVKFGDADSNKKRVLITTQIHGNEQIGTEAAIDIIQKLSSGAKDVNEMLDKVSIWIMPRINPEGADNLYEGKWYPTRYTHQTWLPENIDLPEGTAAPWYYNSDGSERAQNNNGRVVYGIPGYDQNRDYNPNLNFRVEDQDKAEVADFLNSRATNNSNYGGFFVTAESRTVTSVFQDLQPDVYVDVHHRGFNTVSDEDNRSVPMQLAAVVADPYIDPFTGQQYEVDEDVLKLGKQVNALASQTLQRGFSHYGAVQKYPDVNLPGTALGAFALNDAAIMLMEIKGQSQTLGQKQAGMLKETVKAPLYDLFNALADGSIDEVDPAVYDAIPEASNSISDPTTRD; this comes from the coding sequence ATGAAAAAGATTTCAAAAGCCGTAATACCTGCTGCACTTGCATTATCAATGGTTGCATCTACAACAGCTTTTGCAGACCCGCAATCAAACCCGAATGGCCCTTACATCGAGAATGAGCAAAACATTTCTTTATCCAGCTATATGTCAAATGAAGAGCTGTTTAAGAAGCTTCAAAACCTGGAATCTCAATCTAAAGGCAAAATGAAGCTTGAAATTGCCGGTTACTCCAACCAGTCTCCTGATGGCTACCAAACTGAAGAAGATAAAGGCGAGCCGCTATATGTTGTAAAGTTTGGTGATGCTGACTCCAATAAAAAACGGGTGCTAATTACGACACAAATTCATGGGAACGAGCAAATCGGCACAGAGGCTGCTATCGATATTATTCAAAAATTATCTTCAGGTGCGAAAGATGTAAATGAAATGCTGGACAAAGTGTCTATCTGGATTATGCCTCGTATCAATCCTGAAGGAGCAGACAATCTGTATGAAGGAAAATGGTACCCAACAAGGTATACTCACCAAACGTGGCTGCCGGAAAACATTGACCTTCCAGAAGGAACTGCTGCTCCATGGTATTATAACAGCGATGGAAGCGAAAGAGCTCAAAATAACAATGGGCGTGTAGTTTACGGAATTCCGGGATACGATCAAAATCGTGACTACAATCCGAATTTGAATTTTAGAGTGGAAGACCAGGATAAAGCAGAAGTTGCAGATTTTCTAAATAGCAGAGCAACAAATAATAGTAACTACGGCGGATTCTTTGTAACAGCTGAATCCAGAACAGTAACAAGTGTCTTCCAGGATTTACAGCCTGATGTGTATGTTGATGTACATCACCGCGGATTCAATACCGTCTCTGACGAAGACAATCGCTCTGTTCCAATGCAGCTGGCTGCTGTAGTGGCAGATCCATATATAGATCCATTCACAGGACAACAGTACGAAGTTGATGAAGATGTTCTTAAACTAGGCAAACAGGTAAATGCTCTTGCTTCTCAAACATTACAGAGAGGATTTTCCCACTATGGTGCAGTTCAGAAATATCCTGATGTAAATCTTCCAGGTACTGCACTTGGTGCATTTGCCTTAAATGATGCAGCGATTATGCTAATGGAGATTAAAGGTCAAAGCCAGACTTTAGGCCAAAAACAGGCTGGTATGCTGAAAGAGACGGTCAAGGCTCCTCTTTACGATTTATTCAACGCACTTGCAGATGGATCGATCGATGAAGTAGATCCTGCTGTGTATGACGCTATCCCGGAAGCTTCAAACAGTATCTCAGACCCGACTACAAGAGATTAA
- a CDS encoding methyl-accepting chemotaxis protein — MADGDLRGAEEKANSIKVKGDDEIGFVTESFKKMTHHTKVMVEDIKASSEALLVSSGKIENKMEDISQASSLIVRGIQEVAGATDTQLIRSEESAKAIEEMAIGIQRIAEASTDVSEQSNTVTQQVKEGFDEIQSIIRQINEIKKTVNDSSLFIEELGTQAIEIEDIVNLISGIAEQTNLLALNAAIEAARAGEHGKGFAVVSQEVKKLAEGSKASAAQIAEKLNHFRSSIEQAVGNMHASSGKVEEGTVLVNSAGEKFNQILHAVEGVTGEIQEVSAVTEELSAGSEEISASIDEFAGLSKDTAQISREVAASTDQQEDAVEKISELTVQLSMLSKQLEQSVEKFRL, encoded by the coding sequence ATGGCTGATGGAGATCTTCGGGGTGCAGAAGAGAAGGCTAATTCCATTAAGGTAAAAGGGGATGACGAAATTGGTTTTGTTACAGAGTCATTCAAAAAAATGACGCACCATACAAAAGTGATGGTTGAAGATATAAAAGCATCTTCAGAAGCACTCTTGGTCTCCTCGGGTAAAATAGAAAACAAGATGGAAGATATCAGCCAGGCCAGCAGCCTGATTGTCAGAGGGATTCAGGAAGTGGCAGGGGCTACTGATACACAGCTGATCAGAAGTGAGGAATCTGCAAAAGCAATAGAAGAAATGGCCATAGGCATACAGCGTATTGCGGAAGCTTCGACAGATGTGAGCGAACAATCCAATACAGTTACACAGCAGGTAAAGGAAGGATTTGATGAAATTCAATCCATCATCCGGCAGATCAATGAGATTAAAAAGACTGTAAATGATTCATCCTTATTTATAGAAGAGCTGGGTACGCAGGCTATTGAAATTGAGGATATTGTGAACCTGATTTCAGGCATAGCAGAGCAAACCAATCTGCTTGCATTAAATGCAGCCATTGAAGCAGCCAGAGCAGGCGAACATGGCAAAGGCTTCGCGGTTGTATCCCAGGAGGTTAAAAAGCTGGCAGAAGGCTCAAAAGCATCTGCTGCACAAATTGCCGAAAAGCTAAATCACTTTAGATCGTCCATTGAACAGGCAGTCGGAAATATGCATGCGAGCTCAGGTAAAGTGGAAGAAGGCACAGTTCTGGTCAATAGTGCCGGAGAGAAATTCAATCAGATTCTGCATGCTGTTGAAGGTGTTACTGGGGAAATTCAGGAGGTTTCTGCTGTAACAGAAGAGCTCTCTGCCGGATCAGAAGAGATTTCTGCATCCATTGATGAATTTGCGGGTCTGTCTAAAGACACAGCACAAATTTCCCGCGAAGTCGCAGCCTCAACAGACCAGCAGGAGGATGCGGTAGAAAAGATTTCAGAGCTGACCGTTCAGCTGAGTATGCTTTCTAAACAGCTGGAACAGTCGGTGGAGAAGTTTAGATTATAA
- a CDS encoding cell wall hydrolase has protein sequence MNYIKWIAAAAAMVFVLSFSQPKADAAVLKNGSAGPEVTYIQSALQKLGYFYTDNTGYYGTVTENAVRNFQYDFGLAADGIVGVNTAEMLRNVDMLAHVVYGEARGESYEGQVAVAAVVLNRMESNEFPDTLSNVIFQKNAITAVNDGQYWLQPDAEAYQAVRDAFDGWDPTGGAVYYYNPYTATDQWIFTRTVIKQIGSHNFAY, from the coding sequence ATGAATTACATAAAGTGGATCGCGGCAGCAGCCGCAATGGTATTTGTGCTGAGCTTCAGCCAGCCCAAGGCAGATGCTGCTGTTCTAAAGAATGGCTCAGCAGGCCCGGAAGTTACATATATTCAATCAGCATTGCAAAAGCTTGGTTATTTTTATACAGACAATACAGGATATTATGGAACGGTAACAGAGAATGCAGTAAGAAACTTTCAATATGATTTCGGTTTAGCAGCTGATGGCATTGTAGGAGTTAACACAGCAGAAATGCTTAGAAATGTGGACATGCTGGCTCATGTGGTTTATGGGGAAGCGCGCGGGGAAAGCTATGAAGGCCAAGTGGCAGTTGCGGCTGTCGTTCTTAATCGTATGGAGTCCAATGAATTCCCGGATACTCTCTCAAATGTTATTTTTCAAAAGAATGCCATTACAGCTGTGAATGACGGTCAGTACTGGCTGCAGCCCGATGCTGAAGCTTATCAGGCAGTAAGAGATGCTTTTGATGGATGGGATCCAACTGGCGGTGCAGTCTATTATTACAATCCTTATACAGCTACAGATCAATGGATATTTACTAGAACAGTCATTAAACAAATCGGCAGTCACAATTTTGCCTACTAA
- a CDS encoding 3D domain-containing protein, which produces MKKLVIYLITAVFLSFGFSNVTSAAGNTYTVKKGDTLWAISKKHNVTVNQIKSWNKLKSNTIKPKQVLKVTASSAKAAAPNKTAVKAASTKAYKEIKVKATAYTASCKGCSGITYTGINLKKNPNAKVISVDPKVIPLGSKVYVPGYGEAIAGDKGSAVRGNKIDVFIPNKQKALQWGSKTVTIKVYK; this is translated from the coding sequence ATGAAGAAATTAGTAATCTATCTAATCACAGCTGTTTTTCTATCGTTTGGATTTTCCAATGTCACTTCAGCCGCAGGAAATACGTATACAGTAAAAAAAGGGGACACGCTTTGGGCGATCTCTAAAAAACATAATGTTACCGTTAACCAAATTAAATCCTGGAATAAATTAAAATCAAATACAATCAAACCAAAACAAGTGCTAAAAGTTACTGCTTCATCGGCAAAAGCTGCAGCACCTAATAAGACAGCTGTAAAGGCTGCATCAACGAAAGCCTATAAAGAAATTAAAGTGAAAGCGACTGCCTACACTGCCAGCTGCAAAGGGTGCAGCGGCATTACTTATACAGGAATCAACCTGAAAAAGAACCCGAACGCCAAGGTGATTTCGGTGGATCCGAAGGTTATTCCACTGGGATCAAAAGTTTATGTACCTGGGTATGGAGAGGCAATTGCAGGCGACAAAGGCTCTGCAGTAAGAGGCAATAAAATTGACGTCTTCATTCCAAACAAACAGAAAGCCCTGCAATGGGGCAGCAAAACGGTTACTATTAAAGTTTATAAATAA